In Salminus brasiliensis chromosome 24, fSalBra1.hap2, whole genome shotgun sequence, one genomic interval encodes:
- the LOC140546857 gene encoding histone H2B, whose amino-acid sequence MPEPAKSAPKKGSKKAVTKTAGKGGKKRRKSRKESYAIYVYKVLKQVHPDTGISSKAMGIMNSFVNDIFERIAGESSRLAHYNKRSTITSREIQTAVRLLLPGELAKHAVSEGTKAVTKYTSSK is encoded by the coding sequence atgcctgagccagctaagtccgcgcccaagaagggatccaagaaagccgtgaccaagacggccgggaaaggcggcaagaagcgcagaaagtccaggaaggagagctatgccatctacgtgtacaaggtgctgaagcaggtccaCCCTGACACTGGAATCTCCTCTAAAGCGATGGGCATCATGAACTCGTTCGTGAACGACATCTTCGAGCGCATCGCCGGTGAGTCTTCTCGTTTGGCTCACTACAACAAACGTTCTACTATCACCTCTAGGGAGATCCAGACTGCTGTGCGTCTGCTCCTTCCCGGTGAGTTGGCTAAGCACGCCGTGTCCGAGGGCACAAAAGCCGTCACCAAGTACACGAGCTCCAAGTAA
- the LOC140546858 gene encoding histone H4: protein MSGRGKGGKGLGKGGAKRHRKVLRDNIQGITKPAIRRLARRGGVKRISGLIYEETRGVLKVFLENVIRDAVTYTEHAKRKTVTAMDVVYALKRQGRTLYGFGG, encoded by the coding sequence ATGTCAGGTAGAGGAAAGGGCGGCAAAGGCCTTGGGAAAGGAGGCGCCAAGCGTCATCGTAAAGTGCTTCGcgataacatccagggtatcacaAAGCCGGCTATTCGCCGTCTGGCTCGTCGTGGTGGCGTCAAGCGTATCTCCGGTCTGATCTACGAAGAGACCCGCGGTGTGCTCAAAGTGTTCTTGGAAAACGTGATCAGAgacgcagtcacgtacactgagcatgccaaaagaaagaccgtcaccgctatggatgtggtgtacgccctgaagcgccagggacgcactctgtatggattcggaggttaa